The following nucleotide sequence is from Acidobacteriota bacterium.
ATCCTGGCGCTTATGGCCCCATCCCCTATTCTTTCCCAGCCAGACTTGACCATTCGCCGGAGACCACAAAACTGGCCCAGTAATACGGATGCCGAAACCGCTGGCTCTTGAGCATTTCAAGCTGAACCTGACGAAGTGCTTCGGCCCGGCCTTCACCGGCTTTGAGTCGGGTGTAATAATCCACCATCAGTTTTCGGGTTCCCAGATCCGACACTGGCCACAGACTCAGCACCTGCGTTTCACTCCCAGCCAGCACCATCGCCCGGCGCAGACCATACACCCCTTCACCGGTTCGGACTTCGCCAACGCCGGTGTTGCAGGCCGAGAGCACCACCAGTTTGGTCCCGCGCAAATCCAGTTGGGCGGCTTCAAGGGCAGTGAGCGTGCCATCATCGGCGCCGCTTTCGCCACGGTTGGCACCGGCCAGAAAAATTCCTGATTGGAAAAAGGTTTGATCACTGGCGGGACCGGATCCCTTGAGTTGAATGTCACGCTGTTCTTCGCCGGCAACTGGATCAACTGATCCCACCACCTCAGCAGGTTTATCCAGAAAATACCCATGCGTGGCGATATGCAGGACCTGCGGCCCTTTCACCTGTTTGAGTGCCTGTTCGGTTGCTTCAGCACGGACTTTTAATCGGGCATCGGGAAATACTTTAGCCACCTCGATGCCTTCCTGAGCCGTTTCAAACAAGCGTTTAAGCTGAACCAGTTGGATACCGGCAATTTGGGGCCCGGTTCCGGCAGCGTAGTCCGGATCCGCCATTACCAGCGGCGGTTCCTGGCTGTGTGTCTTCACCTGTCGCCGCAACAAATCCCGACCGCTGGTTAAATAATGGATCGGCTGGTTTTCAATCAGAAACTTCCCATTTTCGTCCATCAACGCCCCAAACGGTACCAGGTTGAGTTCCCCTTCTGGAGCAAGAAACAGTGCGGTACCGGGCTTCACCGTTTTTAAAATTGGTTTGATGACTGCCTGGTGCAAACTCTGAGCCAGCACTCTGAGTTGCTGATCTGGCAAAACCACCGATCCACTGTTCGATTTCTTGATATTTCGGGATTCAGCCTTGATCAACCGGCTCCGAGTGCCAGGAGAAAGTTGGAGCAGCGCCCGAAATGCTTTCGTGATGGCATCAATCTTTTCGACTTCCTCCAGGTCAACCCATTTCGGATCACCTTTCGGTTCAATGATATAGGCCAGATACCGTGGAGGTCCATTCAGTGAGCTTTCGGCATTTTGCACAGGCTGGTACCTGGTAAATTCAACCAGTGCTGTGTTTTCAGGAATGGCGGCCTGTATATTTTGCAGCGTCACGGGTTGGGTTTGAACCCGATATTCGGCGCTCCGCCGGCTGACTTCAGCCTCAAGTTCATCAACCTCGGCTTCCAATCCTTGAACCAGCATCTGAAACCGCTCAGGTTTGGTATTTCCAGGCCCTTTCACCGTCAGGTTTGACAGCCGGGTTTGGGCTTCAATCAGTTTTTCAAATACGGCCTGATCTTGTGCCGTAGCCCGTGCCTGAATCAGCTTGAGTGTATCAGCCATTACATCCAGGGCTCTGCCTTTGCGTCTCAAGACTGAAGTCACTGCCGCGTTGATGGCAACCTGATTGTGCGGGGCAAACTGAGCGTGCAGGACAAGCAGATGATTGGCACCCCATCTGGTCCGATTCAGATATAATACCTTCTGCCGCTCGGAACCAAGACTGATGTTTTTGAGAAAATCTTGTTCGACCACTTCATTACTTTTCATTTCAAAGGCCAGCGCCTGCTCAATCTTGCCACCCATCTGGTAAATATGTGACAGGTTACTGAAATACATTCCTGGTTCGGCAAATCGAACATTTGTATGTTTCTCCTGGATCGAAATAACTCGTAGCATGGCCGCTTCAGCTTCCCTGTATTTCCGCTGGGTCTGGTTGAGTTGTGCCAGTAAAGAGAGCGGAACCATCAATCGCGGGTGGGTGGGCCCAAATGCTTTTTCCATCAATGGCAGCACTTTCGTCAACGTGGCCTCAGCCTGGGATAGCTGACTGGTTTTGAGTTGGAACCCGGCCAGCCCGACCAGTCCGAACAAAGAATAGGGATGTGTTGGTCCCAGGACGCTCTCGGCGTTGGCGCTTGCCTTTCGGTAATACAAACCGGCTGCCTCATATTCGCCAGAGCGAAGAAGCATTTCCCCCACATTGATATGGAACAAAATGGTTTGGGGGTGTTTCTCACCAAAAGCTTTCTCCAGGATCGAAACGGCTTCTGTCTGGTAGCGAATGGCCTGTTTGAGATCTGACCGCAACGAATACATATCAGCCAAATTATTGAGAATAAACGCAATACTTGGATGGCCCGGCGCCAGATATTTCTTGCGGATGGCAATGCTCCGGGCATAGAACGGCTCGGCTTTCAGGAAATCGCCTTGCTGATGGAACAACAGCCCCAGGTTGTTCAATACTGGCGCACAGTTCAAACTGTCAGCCCCGTTTGCTTTTTCAAAGCCTGCCAGCGCTTTGAGGTACATGGCCTCTGCTTGTTGAACATTGCCTTTATGATCATTGACCAGGGCGACATTGTTATAGGTGGTCGCCCGAGTGGCTTCGGGAATCTGCGGATGGTGGTCAAGGATGTCCAATGCCCGTAATAAATAGGTTTCAGCCTTCGCATAATTCCCGGCTCCATCGGCCAGCAATCCCAAAAGATTTAAAGTCAGGACCAGATCTTCATGGGTTGGGCCAAGCGTCTTTTCAAAAATGGCTAAGGCTTTGAGCACAGCGGCTTCAGCTTCTTTGGGTTTGCCCATGATGCGGTGAAGGTTTCCAAGCTCCTGGTAGGCCAGAGCAATTAACTGATGATCAGGGGGTAAGGCAGCCTCGCCACGTTTGATGGCAGTTTCAGCCGTTTTCAGCGCATCCGGGATCCGATTGGAGGCAGAGAGCACCTGGATTTGACTTAATGACTGGTTGAGTTCGGCTTCAACCCGATCCGTGGCCGTTGCCGCCCGGAGCGTTTTCACCGTCAACTCAATCTGACCGGGAACAACATTTGGATCAGGTGATTCGACTTCGATCTGGTACGTGTCTGCCGTATCGCTCACAAACCAGAGTTCTTCTAATCCCTTGGTGCCATTTGGACTGTCAACTTCGATCAGTACTTTGCCATCAGGAGTTTTCAAGCGAACCACGACGTCAATTCCCTGCTGGTCAACCGTCAAATTCAGATACTGATTGGCTTGCAGTCGAAGGTAAAAAACTTTCTTTTCACCACCTGTGAACTCGGCTTTGACCACGCTTCCCTGGGTCAAATCAGTGGATGCGGCAACATTAGAAGTTTGGGAATCTCCCTGTGCAACGGGAAAATCCATCGAGGTGGCTATCAACCATGCCGTCAGTACAACACCACCTGTCAACGCGAGGGGACGAAACAGATGCTTCTTCATAAGATTTTGTGAACTGATGAACCAAAGAAATCGCGGGCAGGAAATCGTGACCTGTGCAGTATGCCGGAATGGAGAATGAAGATTCAATTGCTGAAATTAGCCTGTTGCTCCTGGTAAGCCATTGATTTCTTTGGAACATCTCCCAGGTAATCGGAGTCTAAATTCTCATCACGGAAGGGTGAGATTCCCATCTCTTTTCATAACAACCAGTTACATTATTCATAGTTCATTCCATGATGTATGAAACTCACTATTCTCTCTGAATCCCATCCAAAACGTTGCGAAGTCTGCCATCAAAGCGACTGTTTTGACCCGGCGGCTAATATTTGTGACCGATGCACCCCGGTTGAAATGCCGTTGAAGAATATTGTCACTTCAGTTTCAGTTCCTGTACCCCAGTTTTGCCTGCTTTCTGACATGACCCCGGATGAGATCGAAGACCTGCCCACAGTTGCACAAGTATCCGCTGTATTGTCATTTCTGCATCTGCTTCTTTTTTATTTGAACTATTGCCTGATGGTATTGCCAATAACTTACAAACAATACCTGTTCCGGTCCTGGCTCTTTGGAGGCTTTGAATTTGCCCTGTTTTTGAGTTTTTTTGGCGCCTGGATTCTGGGCCTGATTTGTTTTCGGACAGCCTGGGACCTATACCCAAATTACAAAGAGTATCGAATTTTTTTCTTTGCTGGGTTGGTCTGCTTTTGGCCAACCATTCACCTGGTAATCATCTTTGTCGAGGGCGGCGTTGGGCTTTTGGGTTCAGATGACTTTGAATGCTTTTGTTGAATCTTATGCCCCTCAACTACACAAATTTCGGCCACATAAGAGGCATTGCACCTGATACCACCCAAATGAACTGATATTCGTTGAATTGAAAGAGAAAGGTGCTCAGATTGCAATCAGGAAGCCAGGGAGGTGGTCAGGGCATAAGTGCCAGGATAAGGAAACAGAGCCCGATCTGGACATGGGGACACAGGGACACGGGGACACGGAGAGAAAAACATTCTCCCGCTCCCAACGTCGGGAGGATGATCTCCTTGTCTCCTTGTTTCCCCAGCTCCTTGTCTCAAACAGGCTCACATTTCCTTATCCTGGCGCATATGGGGGAACGGCTCAACCAATGTTTTCCCGGCGGAGTATCTGAAAGTCACCCTTCGGATTGAAGGCACATCGCTTTCTCATAAACCTCCTGCGTGCCTATTCTGTAAAGCTAAATGTGTAGATTTTACCCAATGTGGAGGACGATGCTGCCGAGGAAAAGGCGCCTGGTGGGAGAAACCCGTATTCTCCAGGGGCAAGAGCCGTGAGGTTCACCGTAAAGGTGCGGGTGGCGACCTTCTTTCCTTCAAATGGAACTAAATCGCGGGTGGCACCGCCTTTGATGTGAAATACACCTCCAGTCACGGTCCGGAATTCCCGGTATTCTTTATTTTCCCGGAGCTTGAGCAGTTGATATTCGGTGATGGCCACACCTTCTGGAGCATAAATCAGGAATTCAAGTGGAGTTCCGACCCGATTTCGGCTTTTATTACCGGAAAGATTGCCGTTGATATCTCCTTTGACAATCCCAGCCGTCGCCAAATTTTTGAGTACACCTCCAGTTTTCCAGTTGACAATTTCGGGTTGGATTTCAACCCACTCATTCTCCTTTTTAATATACAAACCAACTTCCATTGGATACTTATTCGAAGCACCACTCCCTTCAGACCCACCAGGTTTGCTCGGAGCCGGGGCAACTCCTTTATTGACCATGGCGTTGAGTATTTTTTCTGAAACACCTTGTTCTTTCAGACTGAGAATGTCATCCGGAGTCACCCGGTAATTTCCTGCTTGAGTGTTTATCATGTTGATGATGAGTTCTTCACCAAACTCACCTTTGACCAGTTTCACAATGGCCTCATTGGTCAACGCTTCCTGAGCAAAAACCAGGGTTGAAAACACCATGAGCCAGATAGTTACAATACAAAAAAGTACCTTTTTCATAAGCTGAATCCTCGGTTGGTTGAAGCAATTTGACCTCACCAGATCATTCGGATCTGGAGACAGTTCTCTGGAATCTTCGGGGCAATCAAACCAGATTTGTTTCAGTGGTCAGAATCATACTTTCAGAATGCCAGGCTGACCGTATCAGACTTCTGAGAAACCTTGTCGAAGGGTAAGGTTCATGAGAGTTGTTGCAACGAGAGATAACATAATTCATTGATTCCAAATGGTTGCTGTTACAAAGACAAGCTGATAAGGTGGGGAGAGAAAACTCAAAATCTCATCTCAAAATGACCATTCTGAATTAAGGTTTGAGCTCTACATTTAAGAAATGGCAGTTCACCGTACTCTGATCACCTTCAATTTCGCCTTCAATAAGATGAAATCGCCTCATCGAGTCTTCTATTCTTTCGAAAGTGAGTGTGAAGTTAAGTGTTTCTTGCGGTCTGATGGTACTCCATTGTGGTCGTATCCCAACTCCATCAATATTGAGCAACTGAAATTTCTGCGAGTTATCGACTTTGATTAGATAGAATGCTTCTTTGTGCCCTGGTGGATAAACTCCAAAAAATTGCGGCTGCCTGTTCGTGTTTTCACATTTCAGGGTGATGATGGTTTCATTATCTTTGACTGCAACTTTAGTTATATTTATGTCCTTACAGGTATCACAAGTTTTATTGATCTTGTATTCCCTGTTTACTTTTGCCTCATTTACCTTATCGGTACTATTATTGTTTAGCTTGCCAGAACAGCCTGCCAAAACAATAGCTAGAATCCAGAGAAGAAGCTGACTTCCAAGCTTATCATCTTTCATAGTTCCTCTTGATGTTACGCAGGTGAGTTGCTCACCTGCTAGGTTTTGTAGGTGCAGAAAGTCGTCTTCCCCCACAAAGAAAAGTTCGGTCGGGGTCATCGCAATGAGTTCTCCGGTGAAGAAAATTGAGGAATATCTGGATTGGGTCGGGTTTCAACATAATAGGTTTGCAGATCCTGTTGTCCGGTGATGTACCAGGACCCGTTGATTTTTGGTAGTGTTCTGATTGTGTTGAAAACGTCTTTTCCAATTTGTCAGTGTTGACTGCAAGCGGTTGATTGTATTGCTATTCAGAAGAGTTACCCAACTGCGGCTTTTTAAATTTCAACGGTTTTAGAACACTACTCAAACTTGCAAATCAAGCTAAAAGCCAAAAGCTGCGGATTGTGCTTCACTTGTCTGTTGACAGGCAAGATTTATCCCAGGTTCTGGGAGGCCACTTCGCGGGCTTTTCAATTTCGTCAGGGCAAAGAATTTTTTATTTTCTTTCTTGAGAGAAGAAGAAATCTGGATTTCCTGTTGAAGGTTTTTGCAAGGATGGTAACCCTTCGATTTGAAGAAGTTCTTTTTGTGCCGGTTTTATCCCTTTTTTTACTTTCAGATCAGGAAATTCAACAATTCCCACTGGTTTGATTACCGTATCAACAAATTCATTTTCTAAAGAAGATACAGTTTTTATTTCAAACTGGTTGCTCAGCAATGGCTTTTGTGTATATCCATTCGATAATGTCAGGGTATATGGGCCGGTTTGTCCACTTGTATAGGAAGTTGCCTGAATACGGTAAGTTCCACTGTACGGAAGGGTATAGGAAATCCTTGAGTTTGTCCCTCCCCCTGAATCGTCATCTTGAGCAAGAAGATAAAAGTTCGGATCGATCAAGAAAAGATACGCGTCAAAAACCGAGGAAGATAACGTGATTGTCACCTGTGTTCCAGCCGAAGCGTAAAATCGGTATTCATCGACATACCTGCCTGGTTCATCTATGTAGTAGCAACTTGTATCCAAACCCCGATTGACTGTTTGCCCAATAGCAATGGTGAAACCATTGTCCCCACAACCATCTTCTCCAGTACTTCCGGCGCTTTGCGATACCGTAAAAGTCCGTGCAGCAATCGTCAGTATTCCGGTTCGAGCGCTTCCGCTGTTGCTGCTGACCTGATACGTAACGGATCCGTTCCCTAAACCACTGAACCCGGAAGTGACCGTGATCCAATTGACATTGGCGGATGCCGTCCAACTGCAGTTTGTACCAGCAGAAACAGTTACCGAGCCAGTTTCATTTCCTGAACCGTGTGACCGACTGGCAGGCGAAATCGAATATGAACACTCACCTCCACCTCCACTTGTCAACGTCAATGTATACTGTCCGGTCGCATATTCGTTGAGTGATGTTGCATCAATGTTGAATGTCCCGCTGTACGGCAACGTGTAGGTAATTTGTGAATTCGTCGTCCCATTGGCATCATCATTGGATTGCAACGTGTTCCGACTTCCATCCAGCAGATACAGATAAGTATCAAAGGCTGATGAAGACATCGTGATTGTCACCGTTTGACCGCCTGAACCGGAAAATCGATATGTATCAATATTTTGATGCGTATTGGTGTAAACACAGTCGGAATTCAAGGTTGTGGTTACGGTCTGTTCGATGGAAATTGTCACAGGAACTTCACATCCGTTTTCGCCGGATGCCCCTGCCAATTGCGATAATGTAAATGTCCTCCCCGCAATGATCAGTGTTCCGGTACGACTACTGCTTGAATTATTGCTGACCGAATACGCCACGCTTCCATTTCCTGAACCGCTGAATCCGGACGTGATGGTGATCCAACTCACATTGCTTGATGCCGACCAACTGCATCCAGCACCGGTTGTTACTGAAAGGGTGCCAGTGCCGCCGCCTGCTCCAATGCTGGAACTTGTCGGTGAGATTGAGTAATTGCACCCTCCACCCCCACCTGAATTCGTCAAACTTAAAGTGTAATTTCCAAGTTGATTGGCACTATAAGAAGTTGCATAAATCACAAATGTGCCGGTTGACGACAACGTGTAGATGATGCGCGCTCCACCCTCGCCTGCACTATCGTCGTCTTGTGCCAAAACCATTCCATTTACAGCGGGCAGCAAATATAAGTAAGCATCAAACGCACTCGAAGTAAGTGTGATAGTTATCTGTTGACCGACAGAACCACTAAAACTGTAGATATCAAGATACTGTGTAGTTCCGGAAAACACACAGTCAGTAGGGCTGAGTACCCCGTTCACAGTTTGCGACATATTCAGCGGGATTGGAGGGCATCCGCCGCCTTGAGATGAAACTCCCGTTCCAGACACTGGAATTTGCAGAGGTTGTGGTTGATTGGTTGCATTGTGGGTAATGGCCAATGTTTGATTGAACGTGCCTGCAATGGTTGGCAGAAATCGAATGGAAATAGGGAAGCTGCCACCTGGACCAATGGCAAACGTGGTATTGCAACAAACCTGGAATGGCGCTGAAAGGTTGCTGACAGTCCCGTTGAGATTTCCGGATGAAGTCGATGGATTGCTGATCGTAAGCGTGATTGTCTGTGCATCCCCAATGGAAACATTTGAGAAAACAACAGGGTTCGGGCTGACGGAGATTCCAACTGTCAAAGCTTGTCCGGTGCCGCTTATGGGAACATTTGTTGAACCGCCTGGCGCATTATGTGTCACAACTAAATTCCCACTAAAGTTTGCTGAAGAGGTTGGAGTAAAAGTTATGTTCACTGGCAGCGATTGCCCCGGCCCCAAGGTGTGTATACCGCTGTTGAGTCCGACTGCAAAGGGAGGTGAAAGCGTGCCGACAGTTACTGTCAACGTTCCAGTTGATGAAAGTGGATTTGTAATAAGAATTGATTCAGTTGGTGTGTTCCCTACTGGCACAGTGCCAAAATTGACCGATGTTCGATTGAATTCAATCCCGACTCCGCCGTTGCTGTTTCCATTTTGCTGCACAGTAAAAATCTGTCCAGCAATGGTTAATGTTCCAGTTCGGGCACTACTTGAATTACCACTGACCGAATACGTCACACTTCCATTTCCTGAGCCACTGAACCCAGATGTTACGGTCATCCAACCGACATTGCTTGATGCCGTCCAGTTGCACCCAGTTCCGGCGGTCACCGAAATACTTCCGGTTCCACCGCCTGATCCAATACTGGAATTCGTCGGGGATAGAGAGTAATTGCATCCTCCACCGCTTCCTGAAGTGGAAATGCTCAACGTATATGAACCAGTGGTGGCTGAATTATACGATGTTGCCTGGATCGTATATGTTCCGGTCAACGTCAGCCCCACTGTTATCCGCGAATTCAAGGTTTCATTGCTATCGTCATTGTAGGCAACTTCTGTCGCATTTGGTCCATTGAGAATGAGAAACGTGTCCCAACCTGCATTGAGCGAAATCGTCACTTGCTGTCCACTCACTCCATTGAATGAATATTGATCATAATAACTTCCAGGCGCACGACCGCTGCTGAATGAACAATCACTTGAACTTAACGAACCTGGGATCGTCGTCGGCACGGTCAACGGAGTCACCAAACAACCACCGTTACCAGTTCCTGTATTGATTTGAAAATAAAACTCTGAAGTTAAATTTCCCCAACCAGCAGTATTCCTTGACCTCATATCCCATCGATAACGCCTCCCGTCAACCAAAGCAAAACTACTCGGTAAAGAAAATATTGATCCACTGATTGGCCCCCAGTTAACTTCCGAATCAAATACTAAAGGTCCGAGTGACCCATCTGAGTTTAGCTGGCGAATGTAAAGACCATAGTTTTGTGCACTCGGTACAGGTTGCCATTGAAATGTTGGGGTTGTAGTAGAAATAACCGGTCCAGGGGAGGAAGAAGTACCAGGAGAACTTAAAACCGGTGCAGAGGGGAGAGTAGCAGGTTGGATCGCTTCTAAGTCAAGCTTGATCTTATCAAATAAAATATTGTCTCCCTTACCAGCAACTATTTCACTATGGTTATACTCTGAGAAAAACCGCCAAACAACTCTCGGTTCACCATTTTGAGTATGAAATAATGCACTGCTAATAGGGACAATACCATCACTTTGTAAATTGAATACTCCACTCAAAATACTATTTCCCAAACAGTACTTATTGGTACAACAAGAAACACATGAAGGAGTTGGAAAACTGCCTGCATAAGCTATGATTTTATTGTCAAATGTGGAGTCGCTATTCAATTCGGTTGCAAGCCAGTCATTACGCTCATTTGGATAAATAGAATAATTCAGTAATCCATCATAGTTATCCCAATAAAGATTCGATCTGTTTAACTGATAATACTTTGGCCCAATTGGACTGTAGTAAGAGTTGTCAAATAAATTCAAAATATTTCCCCAAGAAAACCCAGCTTTTTGATCTCGTGCCTCCCCATTTGACATTGGTGACCCATGATGAGGTGTTCCTAACGTAATAAGTTTGAGTACCCGTTCCCCACCTCGTTTACCACCAAAAATCCCTTGCTGCTGCCAATGTTGCTGTATAAACGATCTAGCGACTAGCCCTCCCATGCTATGACCAATAATTACAATTGATTTATTACTAAAATTTGGATCCCGGGAATTCTGAATATCCAATACATCTCTCAATTTTCCCCCAAGATCAAAAATACTTACATCATTGCTGTAGTACTCAAACTTGTACAGTTTATATTTGCTTTTCAACGATGGACTAAGAAGGTTGAAATACGACCTAAAATTATCCCAACAAGTATAATCAGGCGGAGATGGAACACTTTCAGGATTTATTCCATGGATCAAAATTAAGGGGATTTTTTCATTTAATGGATCATTTGGATCCACTTCACTCAAGCAATCTAAGTATCCGGAAGCTGTAAAAACACATGGTAATTGTTGTGTTTTGGTAGCTGATTGTAGGTTTGGCGAAGTTCCCCAAATCATTCCTCCAAACATCCCAATTACAAGCAACATTCTCAATAATGCATTCCTGTTTGTTTTCAGCAGTGGCATATAATCTCCTCTTTCCAACTCTCGAATCTATTTTGAACACGCATCTCACCCATTTTCGATTTGTAGGTGATTTCGGGGCGAGAGCATCATAGGACGCTTTCTTCCAGTTCAGCGTATCAGAGTTCCAGGAATGAACGTGCATTTCACAAAAATTGGAGTACCTTGGGAGACATCCTGCCCTTCGGAGAACATCCCATGTTACGGTCACTGCAAATTGAATTCTTTCGTCGCGGGTTGGATCTGGCTTACTGGATCTTGCCGCATCCAGAACTTGCCTGGGAAGTGGCGTCCCAGGCGTGGGAAACCTACGACACCCTCAATCAAACTCAGATCTATCGTTCTGACAAAGCCAATTTTCTACAATCCCTGCTCAACCGCAGACCCCGGCATTACAAAATGAACCTCCAACCGGGGCAACTCTACCAGTTGAGCATTTTGGTCAAAGCCGAATCGGTTGAACAGGAACGGGAAAAAACAGATCGTGACC
It contains:
- a CDS encoding CHAT domain-containing protein, whose amino-acid sequence is MKKHLFRPLALTGGVVLTAWLIATSMDFPVAQGDSQTSNVAASTDLTQGSVVKAEFTGGEKKVFYLRLQANQYLNLTVDQQGIDVVVRLKTPDGKVLIEVDSPNGTKGLEELWFVSDTADTYQIEVESPDPNVVPGQIELTVKTLRAATATDRVEAELNQSLSQIQVLSASNRIPDALKTAETAIKRGEAALPPDHQLIALAYQELGNLHRIMGKPKEAEAAVLKALAIFEKTLGPTHEDLVLTLNLLGLLADGAGNYAKAETYLLRALDILDHHPQIPEATRATTYNNVALVNDHKGNVQQAEAMYLKALAGFEKANGADSLNCAPVLNNLGLLFHQQGDFLKAEPFYARSIAIRKKYLAPGHPSIAFILNNLADMYSLRSDLKQAIRYQTEAVSILEKAFGEKHPQTILFHINVGEMLLRSGEYEAAGLYYRKASANAESVLGPTHPYSLFGLVGLAGFQLKTSQLSQAEATLTKVLPLMEKAFGPTHPRLMVPLSLLAQLNQTQRKYREAEAAMLRVISIQEKHTNVRFAEPGMYFSNLSHIYQMGGKIEQALAFEMKSNEVVEQDFLKNISLGSERQKVLYLNRTRWGANHLLVLHAQFAPHNQVAINAAVTSVLRRKGRALDVMADTLKLIQARATAQDQAVFEKLIEAQTRLSNLTVKGPGNTKPERFQMLVQGLEAEVDELEAEVSRRSAEYRVQTQPVTLQNIQAAIPENTALVEFTRYQPVQNAESSLNGPPRYLAYIIEPKGDPKWVDLEEVEKIDAITKAFRALLQLSPGTRSRLIKAESRNIKKSNSGSVVLPDQQLRVLAQSLHQAVIKPILKTVKPGTALFLAPEGELNLVPFGALMDENGKFLIENQPIHYLTSGRDLLRRQVKTHSQEPPLVMADPDYAAGTGPQIAGIQLVQLKRLFETAQEGIEVAKVFPDARLKVRAEATEQALKQVKGPQVLHIATHGYFLDKPAEVVGSVDPVAGEEQRDIQLKGSGPASDQTFFQSGIFLAGANRGESGADDGTLTALEAAQLDLRGTKLVVLSACNTGVGEVRTGEGVYGLRRAMVLAGSETQVLSLWPVSDLGTRKLMVDYYTRLKAGEGRAEALRQVQLEMLKSQRFRHPYYWASFVVSGEWSSLAGKE
- a CDS encoding choice-of-anchor D domain-containing protein — encoded protein: MPLLKTNRNALLRMLLVIGMFGGMIWGTSPNLQSATKTQQLPCVFTASGYLDCLSEVDPNDPLNEKIPLILIHGINPESVPSPPDYTCWDNFRSYFNLLSPSLKSKYKLYKFEYYSNDVSIFDLGGKLRDVLDIQNSRDPNFSNKSIVIIGHSMGGLVARSFIQQHWQQQGIFGGKRGGERVLKLITLGTPHHGSPMSNGEARDQKAGFSWGNILNLFDNSYYSPIGPKYYQLNRSNLYWDNYDGLLNYSIYPNERNDWLATELNSDSTFDNKIIAYAGSFPTPSCVSCCTNKYCLGNSILSGVFNLQSDGIVPISSALFHTQNGEPRVVWRFFSEYNHSEIVAGKGDNILFDKIKLDLEAIQPATLPSAPVLSSPGTSSSPGPVISTTTPTFQWQPVPSAQNYGLYIRQLNSDGSLGPLVFDSEVNWGPISGSIFSLPSSFALVDGRRYRWDMRSRNTAGWGNLTSEFYFQINTGTGNGGCLVTPLTVPTTIPGSLSSSDCSFSSGRAPGSYYDQYSFNGVSGQQVTISLNAGWDTFLILNGPNATEVAYNDDSNETLNSRITVGLTLTGTYTIQATSYNSATTGSYTLSISTSGSGGGCNYSLSPTNSSIGSGGGTGSISVTAGTGCNWTASSNVGWMTVTSGFSGSGNGSVTYSVSGNSSSARTGTLTIAGQIFTVQQNGNSNGGVGIEFNRTSVNFGTVPVGNTPTESILITNPLSSTGTLTVTVGTLSPPFAVGLNSGIHTLGPGQSLPVNITFTPTSSANFSGNLVVTHNAPGGSTNVPISGTGQALTVGISVSPNPVVFSNVSIGDAQTITLTISNPSTSSGNLNGTVSNLSAPFQVCCNTTFAIGPGGSFPISIRFLPTIAGTFNQTLAITHNATNQPQPLQIPVSGTGVSSQGGGCPPIPLNMSQTVNGVLSPTDCVFSGTTQYLDIYSFSGSVGQQITITLTSSAFDAYLYLLPAVNGMVLAQDDDSAGEGGARIIYTLSSTGTFVIYATSYSANQLGNYTLSLTNSGGGGGCNYSISPTSSSIGAGGGTGTLSVTTGAGCSWSASSNVSWITITSGFSGSGNGSVAYSVSNNSSSSRTGTLIIAGRTFTLSQLAGASGENGCEVPVTISIEQTVTTTLNSDCVYTNTHQNIDTYRFSGSGGQTVTITMSSSAFDTYLYLLDGSRNTLQSNDDANGTTNSQITYTLPYSGTFNIDATSLNEYATGQYTLTLTSGGGGECSYSISPASRSHGSGNETGSVTVSAGTNCSWTASANVNWITVTSGFSGLGNGSVTYQVSSNSGSARTGILTIAARTFTVSQSAGSTGEDGCGDNGFTIAIGQTVNRGLDTSCYYIDEPGRYVDEYRFYASAGTQVTITLSSSVFDAYLFLIDPNFYLLAQDDDSGGGTNSRISYTLPYSGTYRIQATSYTSGQTGPYTLTLSNGYTQKPLLSNQFEIKTVSSLENEFVDTVIKPVGIVEFPDLKVKKGIKPAQKELLQIEGLPSLQKPSTGNPDFFFSQERK